The genomic stretch aaataaatataaatataaatataaatataaatataaatataaatataaatataaatataaatataaatataaatataaatataaatataaatataaatataaatataaatataaatataaatataaatataaatataaatataaatataaatataaatataaatataaatataaatataaatataaatataaatataaatataaatataaatataaatataactatttatatatacatatataagattataaacataaatttctattttcattttaattGAAACTGCATAACCTAGTATAATCTTTATTGATATAGCTGCACATGAAATGGAAGAAAGGCAAACCAGACAGAAGTtaaaaaacgtgattgaaatagaAATGAAAAGATTTGGGCTCGATTACAAACAACTATTGGCGGTGACACACGACAATGGCGCTAATATGCTTGCAGCAGTTAGATGCATGAAAAAATTGATGTCTACGACTACGGCAGAAGTGGCTTTAGGCTCTGTTCTAACAAAAGGAAACACCCTGATTTGTAACTCGATTGTAGATGCCGAATCAGACAGCTCTTCGGAAGATGAGAGCACACCTGTAAGTGATTTCAAGAATGCGCTAGAATATGACGATTTCATTCAAAACTACTCGGAAGCGGAACATAATGCGCAAACCATCACCACCGAACAAGAAAAAGATAAcgaaacaattgatttggacATTCTGGAAAGCGTTAGGTGTGGCGCGCACACTGCTCAGTTGGCGGTGTGGGATGTGTTGCGGAACTACAAAACTAGGCTATCTaacataaacaaaaatgtttaaaaatgtaccaTAAGGAGAATCGGCAGCTCTTCAATCAACACAAAATAGCGCTTCCACCGAAGGTATGCCAAACCCGATGGAatgtttggtacattttgatgaAATACCTGAAGAGTCTCGAAGGAACGCCATTTTTGGCATTACTTCAAAACAAGGACCCATACATCGGTAAGAATGATTGATCTCTTTATCTCCATTTTCAGTTCATTTTGTTTTTACCAGATTTTTCGTGTCAATGGAACTTCATCCGGAAGTTTTGTGAAGCTTTTGAGCCAGTTTTCGTATTGACATTGAAGACACAGAAGAATCACGTGCCGCTTACCGATTTTTACGCGGAATGGCTAGTATGCCAAGCACAGCTTAATGGCTGCTCTGAAGAAAACATCCTCGCCAGAAAACTGTTGGCAGCTATGGAAAGCCGAATGAAGACGCTACGGAACAGTATGCCATTTAAAGTGTGCATATACATGGATCCACGATTTAACTTTTTCGGATCGAACAGACTTGGCAATAATGAAAAGTCAGAAGTACAGGTTTGTTGTACTACTGCAGTTCAATGTATTAGTataacttatatttgtttttgtttcagcAATATCTCCTTGCTTTAAATGCTAAACTGAACGATATTGCAGGTTTGAATACAGAAATCTGTGAGGAAAATGCAGATACAACAAGAGCATCGTCTGACGATTTTGTAGAGCAATATCTTACTCACCTATTCCACGAAGACACTGTAACGACCCAACATGGTTTTATTAGTAGTGATCCTTTTCTTAAGGAAATCATAAAACTAGAAAGTCGAACAAAAGTACCAATAGTGTCTCCGCAGGAACCAGGGTTGACTCCTTCTGGAAGAAGTCAAGTAAACTTTGACATAATGCAATATTGGAAACAACGAAAATTTGCCAATCCTAATATATACCGCTTAGCCATAGCATTGTTATCTGTACCGTCCACCCAAGTCACTGTTGAAAGGCTTTTCAGTCAGCTGAAACTGGTGTTGACTGATTCTAGAACATGCTTAAGCGATAAGATGATAAGCGATATCAT from Wyeomyia smithii strain HCP4-BCI-WySm-NY-G18 chromosome 3, ASM2978416v1, whole genome shotgun sequence encodes the following:
- the LOC129732305 gene encoding uncharacterized protein LOC129732305, whose amino-acid sequence is MYHKENRQLFNQHKIALPPKVCQTRWNVWYILMKYLKSLEGTPFLALLQNKDPYIDFSCQWNFIRKFCEAFEPVFVLTLKTQKNHVPLTDFYAEWLVCQAQLNGCSEENILARKLLAAMESRMKTLRNSMPFKVCIYMDPRFNFFGSNRLGNNEKSEVQQYLLALNAKLNDIAGLNTEICEENADTTRASSDDFVEQYLTHLFHEDTVTTQHGFISSDPFLKEIIKLESRTKVPIVSPQEPGLTPSGRSQVNFDIMQYWKQRKFANPNIYRLAIALLSVPSTQVTVERLFSQLKLVLTDSRTCLSDKMISDIMLLKMNSSLWPRIIDIIEAEIDEKNNF